The following is a genomic window from Pseudomonadota bacterium.
TCCTCGGGCGCAGCACCGATGCCACCGGCCTCGACCAGATCGACCGTCTCGCCAGGCGTCACGATGGCCAGCGTCACGCCGCCCTCGTCTTCCTCCATCGCAAAACGGGCCTCTTCCGGCATCTCGGCTTCGATCTCGGCCTTGGCCTCGAGCACTGCGTCGGCCATCTTGCCGGTGAGCAGGCGCACGGCGCGAATCGCGTCGTCGTTGCCGGGAATGGGGTAGTCGATGAGATCCGGATCGCAGTTGGTGTCGACGATCGCCACCACGGGAATGCCCAGCTTGCGGGCCTCCATGATTGCGATGTGCTCCTTGCGCGGATCGATCACGTAGATGGCGCCCGGGAGGTCAGGCATGTTCTTGATGCCGCCCAGGAAGCGCTCGAGCTTGCCCATCTCGTCGTTGAGGCGCTTGACCTCTTTCTTGGTGAGCCGATCGAACTCACCGTTCTCGCGCATGCGCTCGAGCTCCTTGAGACGCGCGATGCGACGCGAGATCGTCTTGAAGTTCGTGAGCATGCCACCGAGCCAGCGCTGGTTGACGAAGAACTCGCCGCAGCGGGCGGCGTCTTCGGCGACCGCCTCCATCGCCTGCTTCTTGGTGCCGATGAAGAGGATCGGCCTTCTCTGCTTCGCTACTTCCTTCACGAAGTTGTAGGCTTCTTTCACCTTGACCACCGTCTTCTGGAGGTCAATGATGTAGATGCCGTTTCTCTCCGTGAAGATGTAGCGTGCCATTTTCGGGTTCCACCGACGGGTCTGATGCCCGAAGTGGACACCCGCCTCGAGGAGCTGTTTCATCGAGACGATAGCCACGCTAGTACCTGCCTTTCGGGTTTTGGTGTTCCTCCGCTTCTTCAGACCCGCCCAACCGGACAGCGCCACTGCACCCTCGACAGAAGCCTCAGAAGGGCCTCGAGAGGTGAACACGCGCCACGCGGCACCCGCGCGGGAATCGAAAGCGTGTGTGATGAGGGTCGAATCCGCCGGGAGACCCCCGTGCGGAAAGACCGACAGAGTATATCACACTCCTTTGAAGACGGCAAGATGGACA
Proteins encoded in this region:
- the rpsB gene encoding 30S ribosomal protein S2 yields the protein MAIVSMKQLLEAGVHFGHQTRRWNPKMARYIFTERNGIYIIDLQKTVVKVKEAYNFVKEVAKQRRPILFIGTKKQAMEAVAEDAARCGEFFVNQRWLGGMLTNFKTISRRIARLKELERMRENGEFDRLTKKEVKRLNDEMGKLERFLGGIKNMPDLPGAIYVIDPRKEHIAIMEARKLGIPVVAIVDTNCDPDLIDYPIPGNDDAIRAVRLLTGKMADAVLEAKAEIEAEMPEEARFAMEEDEGGVTLAIVTPGETVDLVEAGGIGAAPEEYSAEAYAPTGQELVYVADDAAQAPVEGAV